A genomic segment from Nocardia cyriacigeorgica GUH-2 encodes:
- a CDS encoding YbdD/YjiX family protein — protein sequence MRGVLWYFDSVLGGQDYQRYVAHLRRQHPDCPIPSEREYWRERHAEADRNPANRCC from the coding sequence GTGCGCGGGGTGCTGTGGTACTTCGACTCCGTGCTCGGTGGCCAGGACTATCAGCGCTACGTCGCGCACCTGCGGCGCCAGCATCCGGACTGTCCGATCCCCTCCGAGCGGGAGTACTGGCGGGAGCGGCATGCCGAGGCGGATCGGAATCCGGCCAACCGCTGCTGCTGA
- a CDS encoding AAA family ATPase produces MRLHRLEITAFGPFAETTVVDFDTLGADGLFLLHGQTGAGKTTVLDAIAFALYGRVPGARNDSKRLHSDHASPQTPPKVLLEATLGGRRVRLIRSPEFERPKRRGTGTSIEKAKATLEWLDGRGANLSRIPDIGDEVKRLLGMSAEQFFQVVLLPQGDFARFLRADNEEREKLLEKLFDTERFGTAEQWLAERRRTSDAELAARTRGVDNLIVQVGVTAGISATETVGPLEAVDWSEDLLDTARTDLAAATTELERRRADSARADAAAEQQRKLADTHRRLLTARRQLDDYAATAADRAARRAELEAARRAEPVAAALDEARAAVQRAKRHDAETERAGARLVQLLGEPGSADLPGRELLEEGPRDSGRPHAEHGLSEQEQRGSAGRAAIRSGHDGAPSDRDRDLGAGGFAGDVRGDRAGLSSGSRADAGDIGDSTSRRPVLRPDADVDGAIRQWSARIGVLDEVGSYAEAAEQLTGEIAALRGEEAKLGQRLVRIAERRERIPAAIVAAEARVRESADAAAMLPALAAECERLQGAATAAVALAERRRDLDRAQVDAETARAKHNDARERVLDLRERRLAGMAAELAGQLTDGVPCTVCGSADHPDPARPTESAVSKEAEEAASAQERAAEAARDQVLARIAELEREIEGLTARGGDADPVELAAALRTATLRYEDTGELADQTAAATAELDRLRAEETDLHDRLRTAETRRGTITSTIAAAETRLTELTARLREAAGADTTIARRRTRLDSLIAAATTYRAAETAAASAWQQVRGIAERVENLARSAGFALEAEETNGDAATMPVDGAEVDPLPVPDVSPGARRSASADGAEVDPEPVPGSRGPQAVNVRLGAGPDPEPALFDLPSDGAPADEDEPTLFDLPESAPETGDPRAAATPDPAPDPMTPAQLLALLTAYARRIEDVVRDARSQREIEQQLESAERAKAAAEAVLAEPEVRAAADAEPGDLAALDAAVREARQALDIAVAAHAAATTRVAKLEELCGQLWAAVDHIAPAQRAHEELAALADVVAGRGANNRRMSLRSYVLAARLEEVALAGSARLRRMSGGRYEFVHTDRAGTHGRRGGLGLDIRDDYTGAIRPAKTLSGGETFMASLSLALGLADTVAAETGGIVLDTLFIDEGFGSLDADTLDAVMGVLDDLRAGGRVVGLVSHVDEMRQRIPSRLHVIRGRAGSRLQATVA; encoded by the coding sequence ATGAGGCTGCACCGGCTCGAGATCACCGCGTTCGGCCCGTTCGCCGAGACCACCGTCGTCGACTTCGACACCCTCGGCGCCGACGGCCTGTTCCTGCTGCACGGGCAGACCGGCGCGGGCAAGACCACCGTGCTGGACGCCATCGCGTTCGCGCTCTACGGCCGGGTGCCCGGCGCCCGTAACGACAGCAAACGCCTGCATTCCGACCACGCCTCCCCGCAGACCCCGCCGAAGGTGCTGTTGGAAGCCACGCTCGGTGGGCGCCGCGTCAGGCTGATCCGCAGCCCCGAATTCGAGCGGCCCAAACGTCGCGGCACCGGCACCTCGATCGAGAAAGCCAAGGCCACCCTGGAATGGCTGGACGGCCGTGGCGCCAACCTGTCCCGCATCCCGGATATCGGCGACGAGGTCAAACGCCTGCTCGGCATGAGCGCCGAACAGTTCTTCCAGGTGGTGCTGCTGCCGCAGGGCGATTTCGCGCGATTCCTGCGCGCGGACAACGAGGAGCGGGAGAAGCTGCTCGAAAAGCTCTTCGACACCGAACGATTCGGTACCGCCGAACAGTGGCTGGCCGAACGCCGCCGCACCTCCGACGCCGAACTGGCCGCCCGCACCCGCGGGGTGGACAACCTGATCGTGCAGGTCGGCGTCACCGCGGGGATCAGTGCCACCGAAACCGTGGGCCCGCTCGAGGCCGTCGACTGGTCCGAGGACCTGCTCGACACCGCCCGCACCGACCTCGCCGCCGCCACGACCGAACTCGAACGCCGCCGCGCGGATTCCGCCCGTGCCGACGCGGCCGCCGAACAGCAACGCAAACTCGCCGACACCCACCGCCGCCTGCTCACCGCCCGCCGCCAACTCGACGACTACGCCGCCACCGCCGCCGACCGCGCCGCCCGCCGCGCGGAGTTGGAAGCCGCCCGCCGCGCCGAACCCGTCGCCGCGGCGCTGGACGAAGCTCGCGCGGCGGTGCAGCGGGCCAAGCGGCATGACGCCGAAACCGAGCGTGCGGGAGCGCGATTGGTGCAGTTGCTGGGGGAGCCGGGGAGTGCTGATCTGCCCGGTCGGGAGTTGCTCGAGGAGGGCCCTCGCGACTCTGGGCGCCCGCACGCGGAGCACGGGTTGTCGGAGCAGGAGCAACGCGGGTCGGCGGGACGGGCGGCGATCCGGTCTGGCCACGATGGCGCGCCTTCCGATCGAGATCGGGACCTGGGCGCCGGCGGCTTCGCCGGTGATGTTCGCGGGGACCGGGCAGGGCTGTCGAGCGGTTCCCGGGCAGACGCCGGTGACATCGGGGATTCGACCTCCCGGCGACCTGTGCTGCGACCGGACGCTGACGTCGACGGGGCGATTCGGCAGTGGAGTGCGCGAATCGGTGTGCTGGACGAAGTGGGGTCGTATGCGGAGGCGGCCGAGCAGCTGACGGGGGAGATCGCGGCGCTGCGCGGCGAGGAAGCGAAGCTGGGGCAGCGGCTCGTGCGGATCGCCGAGCGGCGGGAGAGGATTCCCGCCGCGATCGTGGCGGCCGAGGCGCGGGTCAGGGAATCCGCGGACGCGGCTGCCATGCTGCCCGCGCTGGCCGCCGAGTGTGAGCGGTTGCAGGGTGCGGCGACGGCGGCGGTTGCGCTGGCGGAGCGACGGCGCGACCTCGATCGGGCGCAGGTCGATGCCGAGACCGCCCGCGCCAAGCACAACGACGCCAGGGAACGCGTGCTGGATCTGCGGGAGCGGCGGCTGGCCGGGATGGCGGCGGAACTGGCCGGGCAGCTCACCGACGGCGTCCCGTGCACGGTCTGTGGCTCGGCCGACCATCCGGACCCGGCTCGGCCGACCGAGAGCGCGGTGTCCAAGGAAGCCGAAGAGGCGGCGAGCGCCCAGGAACGCGCGGCCGAAGCGGCTCGCGATCAGGTGCTGGCGCGGATCGCCGAGCTGGAACGCGAGATCGAGGGCCTGACCGCCCGCGGCGGCGACGCCGACCCGGTCGAACTCGCCGCCGCCCTGCGCACCGCCACCCTCCGCTACGAAGACACCGGCGAACTCGCCGACCAAACCGCCGCGGCCACAGCGGAACTCGACCGCCTGCGCGCCGAGGAAACCGACCTGCACGACCGCCTCCGCACCGCCGAAACCCGCCGCGGCACCATCACTTCAACCATCGCCGCCGCCGAAACCCGCCTCACCGAACTCACCGCCCGCCTCCGCGAAGCCGCAGGCGCCGACACCACCATCGCCCGCCGCCGCACCCGCCTCGACTCCCTGATCGCCGCCGCCACCACCTACCGCGCCGCCGAAACCGCGGCCGCGTCCGCCTGGCAACAGGTCCGCGGAATCGCCGAACGTGTGGAGAACCTCGCCCGTTCGGCGGGATTCGCGCTCGAAGCGGAGGAGACCAACGGCGATGCTGCGACGATGCCAGTCGACGGGGCGGAGGTCGATCCGTTGCCGGTGCCTGACGTATCGCCGGGGGCCCGGCGCTCCGCGTCTGCCGACGGGGCCGAGGTCGATCCGGAGCCGGTGCCGGGATCGCGTGGCCCGCAGGCGGTCAACGTACGGCTAGGCGCAGGGCCCGATCCCGAGCCGGCCTTGTTCGACCTCCCGTCCGATGGCGCACCGGCCGACGAGGACGAGCCGACGTTGTTCGATCTGCCTGAGTCGGCTCCAGAAACCGGCGATCCGCGCGCTGCCGCGACACCGGACCCTGCTCCCGATCCGATGACTCCGGCGCAGCTCCTCGCGCTACTCACCGCCTACGCGCGGCGGATCGAGGATGTGGTCCGGGATGCGCGCAGCCAGCGCGAGATCGAGCAGCAGCTCGAATCCGCCGAGCGGGCGAAAGCGGCGGCCGAGGCGGTGCTGGCGGAACCGGAGGTGCGGGCGGCGGCGGACGCCGAACCGGGTGATCTGGCCGCGCTCGACGCGGCGGTGCGCGAGGCCCGTCAGGCGCTCGATATCGCGGTCGCCGCGCACGCCGCGGCCACCACGCGGGTCGCCAAACTGGAGGAGCTCTGCGGCCAGTTGTGGGCGGCGGTCGATCACATCGCTCCGGCCCAGCGGGCGCACGAGGAACTGGCCGCGCTGGCCGACGTGGTCGCGGGCCGTGGCGCCAACAACCGCCGAATGTCGTTGCGCTCCTACGTGCTCGCCGCGCGGCTGGAGGAGGTGGCGCTGGCCGGTTCGGCCCGGCTGCGCCGGATGTCGGGCGGCCGTTACGAATTCGTGCACACCGACCGCGCCGGAACCCACGGGCGCCGCGGCGGTCTCGGTCTCGATATCCGCGACGACTACACCGGCGCCATCCGCCCCGCCAAAACCCTCTCCGGCGGCGAAACCTTCATGGCGTCGCTCTCCCTCGCGCTCGGCCTGGCCGACACCGTCGCGGCGGAAACCGGCGGCATCGTCCTGGACACCCTGTTCATCGACGAAGGTTTCGGCAGCCTGGACGCCGACACTCTCGACGCCGTCATGGGCGTCCTCGACGACCTGCGCGCCGGTGGCCGGGTCGTCGGCCTGGTCAGCCACGTCGACGAAATGCGCCAGCGCATCCCCAGCCGCCTGCACGTCATCCGCGGCCGCGCGGGCTCACGTCTACAGGCCACGGTCGCTTGA
- a CDS encoding PLP-dependent aminotransferase family protein, with translation MEPIDVAARLGRWATGRGPLYVLLAGRLRRLIDVGDLPPGGPLPPDRAFAKQLAVGRNTVVAAYDLLAAEGRIVRHQGSGTRVAGSPTTPPPETTSAPMFLHLLEPGHDIVSLACAAPTAPPPAVTEAFARIVPELAAIETDIGYYPAGLPQLRSAIAERYTAAGAPTDPDQILITNGGQQALSLLARAFVEPGDPVVVEAPTYPGALEAFREAAAVPHALPVGLDGFEALLRTARPALAYLTPTFQNPTGSVLSPLARRRLTELAVAAEIPLLVDEVPADLGFPETDLPAPLCAVDTTTISIGSLSKNLWGGLRIGWVRASTATVARLTRLRAVHDLGGSIPTQMAAALLIPDLDALCSEQAPQRKSCHDRLLSALAERLPDWTVPAVPGGQTVWARLPYGDGDSFAQTALRHGVSVLAGSGLDPTGRSNDFVRLHFRHPEPTLDTAVERLAQAWGAYRVPAQRVAPPPQLVI, from the coding sequence ATGGAACCAATCGACGTGGCGGCACGGCTCGGCCGGTGGGCAACCGGCCGCGGACCGCTGTATGTGCTGCTCGCGGGGCGACTTCGCCGTTTGATCGACGTCGGCGATCTGCCGCCCGGCGGGCCGTTGCCACCGGATCGCGCCTTCGCGAAACAGCTCGCCGTGGGCCGCAATACCGTGGTGGCGGCCTACGATCTGCTCGCGGCCGAGGGCCGGATCGTGCGACACCAGGGCAGCGGAACCCGGGTCGCAGGCTCGCCAACGACGCCGCCACCCGAGACGACCAGCGCCCCGATGTTCCTGCACCTGCTCGAGCCCGGCCACGACATCGTCTCACTGGCCTGCGCCGCGCCCACCGCCCCACCACCGGCGGTGACCGAGGCCTTCGCTCGCATCGTGCCGGAGCTGGCCGCCATCGAGACCGATATCGGCTATTACCCGGCCGGGCTGCCGCAGCTCCGGTCCGCGATCGCCGAGCGCTACACCGCTGCCGGTGCGCCGACCGACCCGGACCAGATTCTGATCACCAACGGCGGCCAGCAAGCCCTGTCTCTGCTGGCCCGCGCGTTCGTGGAACCCGGCGACCCGGTGGTGGTCGAGGCACCGACGTATCCCGGTGCGCTGGAAGCGTTTCGCGAGGCCGCGGCGGTCCCGCACGCCCTGCCGGTCGGTCTCGACGGGTTCGAGGCATTGCTGCGCACGGCACGCCCGGCGCTCGCATACCTCACCCCGACGTTCCAGAACCCCACCGGTTCGGTGCTGTCCCCGCTGGCCCGCCGGCGCCTCACCGAACTCGCCGTCGCCGCCGAAATACCCCTGCTGGTCGATGAAGTGCCCGCCGACCTGGGCTTCCCCGAGACGGACCTGCCCGCTCCGCTGTGCGCGGTCGACACCACAACCATCTCCATCGGCTCGTTGAGCAAGAACCTCTGGGGCGGTCTGCGCATCGGCTGGGTCCGCGCCTCCACCGCGACGGTCGCCCGGCTGACCCGGCTGCGCGCGGTGCACGATCTGGGCGGCAGCATCCCCACCCAGATGGCCGCCGCCCTGCTGATCCCGGACCTGGATGCCCTGTGCAGCGAGCAAGCGCCGCAGCGAAAGTCCTGCCATGACCGGCTGCTGTCCGCGCTGGCCGAGCGGCTCCCGGATTGGACGGTCCCCGCTGTCCCCGGCGGCCAAACCGTCTGGGCCCGACTGCCGTACGGCGACGGCGACTCGTTCGCGCAAACCGCACTGCGCCACGGTGTCTCGGTGCTGGCCGGCAGCGGACTCGACCCCACCGGCCGCAGCAACGACTTCGTGCGCCTGCATTTCCGCCACCCCGAGCCCACACTCGACACGGCCGTCGAGCGCCTGGCCCAGGCCTGGGGTGCTTACCGCGTACCGGCGCAACGCGTCGCACCCCCACCGCAGCTGGTCATCTAG
- a CDS encoding cupin domain-containing protein, with translation MVEKTTSEPTHAVSIAAAIAALPGPFQQRELARANDSVVRLARLEGEFPWHHHDEDELFLCWDGTVRIELADRAPVPLAAGEMFVVEKGIRHRPVADSPAHVLLIERPETTQYGS, from the coding sequence ATGGTTGAGAAAACGACGTCCGAGCCCACCCACGCGGTATCGATAGCCGCCGCCATCGCCGCCCTGCCCGGCCCGTTCCAGCAGCGTGAGCTGGCCCGCGCGAACGACAGCGTGGTGCGCCTCGCCCGGCTCGAGGGCGAATTCCCCTGGCACCACCACGACGAGGATGAACTGTTCCTGTGCTGGGACGGGACCGTTCGCATCGAACTCGCAGACCGCGCGCCGGTCCCGCTGGCAGCCGGCGAGATGTTCGTGGTGGAGAAGGGCATTCGGCACCGCCCCGTCGCCGACAGCCCCGCGCATGTCCTGCTGATCGAACGGCCGGAGACGACGCAGTACGGGAGTTGA
- a CDS encoding methylated-DNA--[protein]-cysteine S-methyltransferase codes for MTAAVLSPAPVETAVRTADFATVETPIGPFTTLVDGDGAVLASGWTAGAENLRGLIHSGLRPGALRQRAELGAVTDAVIAYHRGDLTAIDSIEVRQRSGEFLMHAWEILRTVPAGTPLTYTAFAARSGRPAATRAAANACARNAAALFVPCHRILRTDGTLGGFRWGLPAKRWLIDHEALG; via the coding sequence ATGACCGCAGCCGTCCTCTCCCCCGCTCCTGTCGAAACCGCGGTCCGCACCGCGGATTTCGCCACCGTCGAGACGCCGATCGGCCCGTTCACCACGCTGGTCGACGGTGACGGTGCCGTGCTGGCCTCCGGCTGGACCGCCGGCGCGGAGAATCTGCGCGGGCTGATCCACTCCGGGTTACGGCCCGGTGCGCTGCGGCAGCGCGCGGAACTCGGCGCGGTGACCGACGCCGTCATCGCCTACCACCGCGGGGATCTCACCGCCATCGACTCCATCGAAGTCCGCCAGCGGTCCGGTGAATTCCTCATGCACGCCTGGGAGATCCTGCGCACGGTTCCCGCCGGCACGCCCCTCACCTACACCGCCTTCGCCGCTCGCTCCGGCCGCCCCGCCGCGACGCGCGCCGCCGCCAATGCCTGCGCCCGCAATGCCGCGGCGCTGTTCGTCCCCTGCCACCGGATCCTGCGCACCGACGGGACGCTCGGCGGGTTCCGGTGGGGGTTGCCGGCCAAGCGGTGGTTGATCGATCACGAAGCGCTCGGCTAG
- a CDS encoding Ada metal-binding domain-containing protein, with the protein MTITALDFERCYRAVSTRDSRFDGQFFTAVRTTGIYCRPSCPAITPKRANVSFLPTAAAAQQAGYRACRRCLPDAAPGSPLWNTRADLAARAMRLIGDGVIERGGVPALAATLGYSQRQLTRVLTNELGAGPLALARAHRAHTARLLIQTTNMPMSDIAFAAGFASIRQFNDTVREVFAVSPTTMRSEAQRANGRAVPSTNGTLTLRLPYREPLDRSWLEWFLSAHAAPGLELWEDRSYLRNLRTPHGHASIRLGFQRDHVRAELALHDMRDLAPTVARLRHLLDLDADPIGIDEALGVAGHADRPEGRPRFVPGIRVPGCLDGPELLLRTMIGQQISVQAAATHTARLVSALGDPIDGPTPRLFPDPAVIAERGAEVLTGPARRIRSIVNAAAALASGDLALHPGRTAADLRRELLTLEGVGPWTADYVTMRLLADPDILLDTDLVVRQGAALHAIDLTDTARFAPWRSYLSMQLWHSALAARTVPAARAGRTKASTES; encoded by the coding sequence GTGACGATCACGGCTCTGGACTTCGAACGCTGTTACCGAGCGGTCTCCACCCGGGACTCCCGCTTCGACGGGCAGTTCTTCACCGCCGTGCGGACCACCGGAATCTATTGCCGCCCATCGTGTCCGGCGATCACTCCGAAACGCGCCAATGTCAGCTTCCTGCCGACGGCGGCCGCGGCACAGCAGGCCGGCTATCGCGCCTGCCGCCGCTGCCTGCCCGACGCGGCGCCCGGTTCACCGCTATGGAACACCCGAGCCGATCTCGCGGCCCGGGCGATGCGGTTGATCGGCGACGGCGTCATCGAGCGTGGTGGGGTACCCGCGCTGGCGGCCACGCTCGGATATTCGCAGCGTCAGCTCACGCGGGTACTGACCAACGAACTCGGTGCGGGCCCGCTGGCCCTGGCGCGGGCCCATCGCGCGCACACCGCGCGGCTGCTGATCCAGACCACGAATATGCCGATGTCGGATATCGCGTTCGCGGCCGGGTTCGCCAGCATCCGCCAGTTCAACGACACCGTGCGCGAGGTGTTCGCCGTCAGCCCCACCACCATGCGCAGCGAGGCGCAGCGGGCCAACGGACGGGCCGTGCCGAGCACCAATGGCACGCTCACCCTGCGGCTGCCCTACCGCGAACCGCTGGATCGCTCCTGGCTGGAATGGTTTCTGTCGGCGCACGCGGCGCCGGGGCTGGAACTGTGGGAGGACCGCAGTTACCTGCGGAATCTGCGCACCCCGCACGGGCACGCGTCGATCCGGCTGGGGTTCCAGCGCGATCATGTGCGGGCGGAACTGGCGCTGCACGATATGCGCGACCTCGCGCCGACGGTGGCGCGGTTGCGTCATCTGCTCGATCTCGACGCCGACCCGATTGGGATCGATGAGGCGCTCGGGGTGGCCGGGCACGCCGATCGCCCGGAGGGCCGTCCGCGGTTCGTGCCCGGAATCCGGGTGCCGGGCTGCCTGGACGGGCCGGAATTGTTGCTGCGCACCATGATCGGCCAGCAGATCTCGGTGCAGGCGGCCGCGACGCACACCGCCCGGCTGGTGTCGGCGCTCGGGGATCCGATCGACGGGCCGACGCCACGGCTGTTCCCCGACCCCGCGGTGATCGCCGAACGCGGCGCCGAAGTGCTGACCGGGCCGGCGCGCAGGATCCGCTCGATCGTCAATGCCGCCGCCGCGCTGGCCTCCGGTGACCTGGCCCTGCATCCCGGCCGCACCGCCGCCGACCTGCGCCGCGAGCTGCTGACGCTGGAAGGCGTCGGCCCGTGGACGGCCGACTACGTGACCATGCGCCTGCTCGCCGACCCCGACATCCTGCTCGACACCGACCTGGTGGTCCGTCAGGGCGCCGCCCTGCACGCCATCGACCTCACCGACACCGCGCGGTTCGCGCCGTGGCGCTCCTACCTGTCCATGCAGTTGTGGCACAGCGCCCTGGCCGCCCGCACCGTACCGGCGGCCCGCGCCGGCCGAACGAAAGCGAGTACCGAATCATGA
- a CDS encoding carbon starvation CstA family protein: MATIEYLRTDPDLPPVGVVDRSPMTPAKKAIFAGIAILGAAAWTILAIARGESVNAVWIVIAAVCTYIIAYRFYARLIEYKVVKPRDDVATPAEILENGKDYLPMDRRVLFGHHFAAIAGAGPLVGPVLAAQMGYLPGTIWIIVGVVFAGAVQDYLVLWVSTKRRGRSLGQMARDELGWFGGWAAIIGILVIMMILLAVLALVVVNALAHSPWGVFSISMTIPIALFMGVYLRFLRPGAVGEVSLIGFALLILAIVAGGWVSENDTWAGWFTFHPVTISWMLIGYGFFASVLPVWLLLAPRDYLSTFMKIGTIGLLALGILITLPTLKAPAVSEFAHTGAGPAFAGSLFPFLFITIACGALSGFHALVSSGTTPKLLEKESHSRMIGYGGMLMESFVAVMAIITASIIDQHIYFGMNAPLGATGGTPESAAAYTNSLGLSGPPATPETFSNAASEVGEESIISRTGGAPTLAIGISEVFHQFLGGSSMKSFWYHFAIMFEALFILTTIDAGTRVARFMLSDALGNFAGPARKFKDPSWRVGAWLCSAIVVAAWGSILLMGVTDPLGGINALFPLFGIANQLLAAIALMVVLTILVKKGLTKWAWIPGVPLVWDLIVTMTASWQKIFSADPKVGYWKQHELCQTARDAGELCLTAKTPEDVDAVIRNTFIQGTLSIVFAVLVLIVTVVGAIVCYRAWRAGSAETTESPEEPSRIFAPRGFLPTAAEKEVQREWDELIEKGDVKEPGAAHVKAH, translated from the coding sequence ATGGCGACCATCGAATATCTGCGGACCGACCCCGATCTGCCGCCCGTCGGCGTGGTCGACCGGTCCCCGATGACTCCGGCCAAGAAGGCGATATTCGCCGGCATCGCGATACTCGGCGCCGCCGCCTGGACGATCCTGGCCATCGCCCGCGGCGAATCGGTGAACGCGGTGTGGATCGTGATCGCGGCGGTCTGCACCTACATCATCGCCTACCGCTTCTATGCGCGGCTGATCGAATACAAGGTCGTCAAACCGCGCGATGACGTCGCAACGCCCGCCGAGATCCTGGAGAACGGCAAGGACTACCTGCCGATGGACCGGCGGGTGCTGTTCGGCCACCACTTCGCCGCCATCGCCGGCGCGGGCCCGCTGGTCGGCCCGGTGCTCGCGGCGCAGATGGGCTATCTGCCCGGCACCATCTGGATCATCGTCGGCGTGGTGTTCGCCGGCGCCGTGCAGGACTACCTGGTGCTGTGGGTGTCGACCAAACGACGCGGGCGCAGCCTCGGCCAGATGGCCCGCGACGAGCTCGGCTGGTTCGGCGGCTGGGCGGCCATCATCGGCATTCTCGTGATCATGATGATCCTGCTGGCGGTGCTGGCGCTGGTCGTCGTCAATGCCCTCGCGCACAGTCCGTGGGGTGTGTTCTCCATCAGCATGACCATCCCGATCGCCCTGTTCATGGGCGTGTACCTGCGGTTTCTGCGGCCGGGCGCGGTCGGCGAGGTGTCGCTGATCGGGTTCGCGCTGCTGATCCTGGCGATCGTCGCCGGCGGCTGGGTCTCGGAGAACGACACCTGGGCGGGCTGGTTCACCTTCCATCCGGTGACCATCTCCTGGATGCTGATCGGCTACGGCTTCTTCGCCTCGGTGCTGCCGGTGTGGTTGCTGCTGGCGCCGCGCGACTACCTGTCGACGTTCATGAAGATCGGCACCATCGGCCTGCTCGCGCTGGGCATCCTGATCACCCTGCCGACGTTGAAGGCCCCGGCGGTCTCGGAGTTCGCGCACACCGGCGCCGGACCGGCCTTCGCGGGCAGCCTGTTCCCGTTCCTGTTCATCACCATCGCCTGCGGCGCGCTGTCCGGGTTCCACGCGCTGGTGTCCTCGGGCACCACACCGAAGCTGCTGGAGAAGGAATCGCACAGCCGGATGATCGGCTACGGCGGCATGCTGATGGAGTCGTTCGTCGCGGTGATGGCGATCATCACCGCCTCGATCATCGACCAGCACATCTACTTCGGTATGAACGCCCCGCTCGGCGCGACCGGCGGAACTCCGGAATCGGCGGCGGCCTACACCAATTCGCTCGGCCTGTCCGGCCCGCCCGCGACGCCCGAGACCTTCAGCAATGCCGCGAGCGAGGTCGGCGAGGAGTCGATCATCTCCCGCACCGGTGGCGCGCCGACGCTGGCCATCGGCATCTCCGAGGTGTTCCACCAGTTCCTCGGCGGGTCGAGCATGAAGTCGTTCTGGTACCACTTCGCGATCATGTTCGAGGCGCTGTTCATCCTCACCACCATCGACGCAGGCACCCGCGTGGCGCGGTTCATGCTCTCCGACGCGCTGGGCAACTTCGCCGGTCCCGCACGCAAATTCAAGGATCCGTCCTGGCGGGTGGGTGCCTGGCTGTGCTCGGCGATCGTCGTCGCGGCGTGGGGCTCGATCCTGCTGATGGGTGTGACCGATCCGCTCGGCGGCATCAATGCGCTGTTCCCGCTGTTCGGTATCGCCAACCAGCTGCTGGCCGCCATCGCGCTGATGGTGGTGCTCACCATTCTGGTGAAGAAGGGCCTGACGAAATGGGCCTGGATTCCCGGTGTTCCGCTGGTCTGGGATCTGATCGTCACCATGACCGCGTCCTGGCAGAAGATCTTCTCCGCGGACCCGAAGGTCGGCTATTGGAAGCAGCACGAGCTCTGCCAGACCGCCCGTGACGCCGGTGAACTCTGCCTGACCGCGAAGACTCCCGAGGATGTGGACGCGGTCATCCGCAACACCTTCATCCAGGGCACGCTCTCGATCGTGTTCGCGGTGCTGGTGCTGATCGTCACCGTGGTCGGCGCCATCGTCTGCTACCGCGCCTGGCGCGCCGGTTCGGCCGAGACCACCGAATCCCCGGAGGAGCCCTCGCGCATCTTCGCCCCGCGCGGATTCCTCCCCACCGCGGCCGAGAAGGAGGTGCAGCGCGAATGGGACGAACTGATCGAGAAGGGCGACGTGAAGGAACCGGGCGCGGCACACGTGAAGGCGCACTGA